In the Magnolia sinica isolate HGM2019 chromosome 15, MsV1, whole genome shotgun sequence genome, one interval contains:
- the LOC131227889 gene encoding uncharacterized protein LOC131227889, with product MLDTFIMIEGYCHVLMERVVLIENQKDCPDELKEAIASLIFAGSRCGELPELQEIRYIFITRFGKEFVEAAVELRNSCGVNPKMIQKMSTRQPSLEVRLKMMKGIAYENGIAPDLEESSFGITEEESNLSQSQPRCNRSDVSENAENSVKGRAEDDPHGLRELDQDEQFSGSMKERKYADVASAAQAAFESAAYAAAAARAAVELSRSESQEKGLDDQSSSGPRRRKKYNGDQDGGSSRSRSGFGETPTGISVKEKDELFSDGSGSEKIHALQSSSSESENQEPSVKHGDVLLEEFKGNSNAELERSTSVLSLDSSQVTLKEMKMMSNEMSWTKPLEKAMSFYESDEENQTDWGRISFKNNGLDFDGETTLLKEANKSSPTSSNGQIIEDLAINQFRKYRQFDAVSDEYEGTNLYYPYQNRNSITSHADGINSLQRLDKVGLGFENGDNPAAYYMEGRSQPETE from the exons ATGTTGGACACGTTCATTATGATTGAAGGGTACTGCCATGTATTGATGGAAAGGGTTGTGCTCATCGAAAACCAAAA AGACTGCCCCGACGAGCTCAAGGAAGCTATAGCAAGTCTAATATTCGCAGGATCCAGGTGTGGAGAGTTACCAGAGCTGCAAGAGATCCGTTACATTTTTATCACAAGGTTTGGAAAGGAATTCGTAGAAGCTGCAGTTGAATTACGTAACAGTTGTGGTGTGAATCCCAAG ATGATCCAGAAGATGTCGACTAGGCAGCCGAGTTTGGAAGTGAGATTGAAGATGATGAAGGGAATAGCTTACGAGAATGGAATTGCACCGGATTTAGAGGAATCTTCTTTTGGGATAACTGAG GAGGAATCGAACTTGAGTCAGAGCCAGCCTAGGTGTAATCGATCAGACGTTAGTGAAAATGCAGAGAATTCGGTTAAAGGGAGGGCTGAAGATGACCCTCATGGTTTGAGAGAATTGGATCAGGATGAACAATTCTCTGGATCAATGAAAGAAAGGAAGTACGCAGATGTTGCCAGTGCAGCTCAGGCCGCTTTCGAATCAGCGgcttatgcagcagcagcagccagaGCTGCTGTAGAACTTTCAAGATCTGAATCACAGGAGAAAGGTTTGGATGATCAGAGTAGTTCTGGCCCTAGAAGGAGAAAAAAATACAATGGAGACCAAGATGGTGGGTCTTCAAGATCTAGATCTGGGTTTGGAGAAACTCCAACTGGGATTTCAGTAAAGGAGAAGGATGAACTATTTTCTGATGGATCAGGTTCTGAGAAGATCCATGCACTTCAAAGTTCTAGTTCTGAATCAGAAAACCAAGAACCGTCAGTGAAGCATGGAGATGTTCTCCTTGAAGAATTCAAAGGTAATTCCAACGCAGAACTGGAAAGATCCACATCTGTCTTAAGCTTGGATTCAAGTCAGGTTACTTTGAAGGAGATGAAGATGATGTCGAATGAAATGAGCTGGACCAAGCCGTTGGAGAAGGCAATGTCCTTTTATGAGAGTGATGAAGAGAATCAGACAGACTGGGGGAGGATCTCATTCAAGaacaatggtttggattttgatggGGAAACTACGTTGCTCAAGGAAGCAAATAAATCATCCCCAACAAGCAGCAACGGCCAAATTATAGAAGATCTGGCTATCAATCAATTCAGAAAATACAGACAGTTTGATGCAGTCTCAGATGAGTATGAAGGCACCAACCTTTATTACCCATACCAAAACCGAAACTCAATAACATCTCATGCTGATGGTATCAATTCATTGCAACGGCTTGATAAGGTGGGGCTGGGATTTGAAAATGGAGACAACCCTGCAGCTTATTACATGGAAGGAAGATCTCAACCGGAAACTGAATAA